The genome window TTTCTTCGTATTTAACAAATTTCTTCAACcatttggagaaaaaaaaaaagaaaaaaaaaacccacagtACATtacaaatcaaacaaaaattgcACCCATTTTCTCTTCTCTGGAACCGAAACAATAATCAAGATTTACCATTTGAATCAAAACCCAAGATTTGGTCTATTCTTGTACTATAAAGTTGGCCATATGACATACTATTCCAAATCAGACAATCTAGCACACACCACAAATCAAAGGAAGGACATATTTTGGAACTATGTGCATGTGCTTGCAGATGTACAATTGCACCCGACATTGATAACGATAATGATATAGATCTTTATCAAATTAGCAATAAAATCAAAcccctttctttatttttggtaaaaaaaccctaaccctaatcttCTTTTGTTCAAATGAAGGCTCATATGCATATATTGCTACATTTACTGGTTGTAAAAATATAACTTTGCCCAAGCTATTAGGGTTAGCCCAGTAATGAGGGCTTGAGCCTAATTTTATAGACAGGTAGTCAATTGCTATTACTCTGGTTAAGTAGACTGACCGGTTGAATCAGACTAGAATTTTGAGATTCAAACTCTCtagcagaaaataaaataatattgccTTTTTTGGCAATTGGTATCAATATTTTGAACAAAAATTCGAAATAACCACTTATATACATCAAACATAagtttttcctcttctttttttggACAAACATTAACTTTCTATCCTATCCAAACGTCATTTCTctcacacttttctttttcctcttcttcttgaatttcctTAGTTTTGATTGCATATATGTAGGTCTTAAAATTAGTTATAGAGTTGGCTTGGattcacaaataatcataaATCGGGCCAAACAAGTGGCCTTTTTTAGGCTCACAatatgctagcaataatgtggttcaaatttgcctttgataagaatcaaacctaagacctctcatttacaagtgaatataaataccactaaaccgtaaCAGGTgaccttttattatttcaaaatATCAtcgggaattgttattagcattccaaaattctcatttagcactccaaactttctatatttagaaagaaaaatacacttgtaaggagtgccaaatgagatttttgaaatgtcaATAATAGTTCTCATATCATCCATATTAAATTCTTTTAAGTGACTCTAAAGTACATTATGTTAAGACATGGGCTGGAGATGTGTGTTTTAAGGGGATTTCATGCGTCCGGGGAGGTACTGGAGGTGGAGTATGATTCAAAAGGATTGGTTCAAATGTTAAATAAGGAGATTCAATCTGATGTGTTGATGGAGGTCTATTTAGTTGATATTTGGAATATGATGCAGTCATTCCAATTGATGAAGTTTATCTTTACCCCTCGACAATGCAATCTTGCAACCCATACGGTGACGGCGTACGTTCTTAAGCATGGAGGGAGTTATGGTTGGAAGGAGTTAGGAcctgaatttttgtttaatgttCTAGCAGAAGATGCAAATGTTTCTATTCGTATTTGATTATTAGTACAATTCTATcctttatcaaaaaaaaaaaaacattatttcAAAATATCATCCACATCGAAAGTATTTTAGCTTTACTTATtacattttatttcttttagaaTCATATAGTATTGTTCtacattttcttattattttctttttccacacATCACTTTTTGGTTATGCTAAATCTTCTTGATACATTCAATTACTTCATTATAACAACTATTGTATAATTAGTTTGAGTTAATTATGTTTTTATGAGCTTACTATTTGGTCAGTTGACTGGTTTTACAATAGTGAAATAATTATACGTACTTAACAGAACAAGTTAAGTGTTAACAAACAAATTTATAAAAGCCTCATTCGAGTTCATCAACgctaaaaaaattagggtttaggttgtAAAATTAAGAGAGTGTCTCTTAACCCATGAATTTCACAACTAAAATCTCTTCGAATCAAATCAACTTCCGCCAAATGTCCAAGACTCATAGTGCCATCTGaaacattaaacataaaaacatataaacagtATTTCAATCTTGTTGCAAAAGCATGTAAATAGTCTAAAATTAGCTTGTTCTCGGTCAAATGACCTGATTTTATAATAGTGGCAAGATCAAAACTAACGGAACAAGTTAATTGTTAACGAACAAAATAACCAAATCTTATCCACTTTCATGCTAATCAAAGCTCTTTTAATTTGGTGCGTTAAATACTGAGATTTTAAACTGTAAAACCTTTACAGTATTTTAGAAACTCATCGAGTATAGTTTTACAACTAAAATATCTTTGAATTAAATTGACTTGAGTCAAGCGTCCAAACACTAGATCCCATATCAAAaccttgaaaaaaaataaaaaaatcctaTACAATTTTAAACATCTAAATAGAGAAATTCATACAAAGGttgtctaaaaataaaaaaaccttttaAAACGAAAAGCTACAAATGTGAATCCGAAACCCCAAAACAGAGTGGATTTCTCTGATAAAATTTTCACAGCAAGAAAACGGGGGAGCATGGAGCCTACCATGCATATCTCATCAGATCTCTTCTTCTGGGCCCCATATCTTTTCCTCACTCCAACGGTGTTCATTCCCTTCAGACCACTTCCTCAGTACCTCAGACACCCAGTgacttttagagagagaaacaaaactagagagagagagagtttagttAGGCATTGAAAGGAGCGAGTCGAACAGTTGCAGAGTCAGAAGAAAGAACGAAAGGCTCtcagatttttcaattttttttaaatcttcgAAGAGGTAAAACCAAACCCAATACCCAGCATTCATTTTTCTTATGAAAATTTTCACTTTGTTCTTAACTTCAAATTTTtgggatgaaaatttgaaaaaaatggtgTGTCTGGAAATGGTATATATCTTAAGTGTCAATTATTTCAATCCCACGGTCACAGTGATTGCATTTTGTCAAAACTTTCTCTTCCGAGTGAAAAGTCTTGACCTTTGGCCTAAAGATACTTTCCCTTTCCATGTTTTGGCCTTTTGGGCAATTATATATTTCCATGTTTCattcttcctttctctctctacgcctctgctttctctctctacaccaCTGGTTTAAACTTCATTGTGTGTATTTTTCAGAGATTTGGGTTGCTCAAATTTGGACTTTTTTGGGGTCCTCATTCATTTCAGCCAACTGGGTTCTTCGATTTGAGGACAAAAGATGGATTCTTTGCCTCCTTGTTCTAGATTTGAATCATGGTAAGTGTTCATATctgaatttttaagttttatcatTTTCTATTGATTTCTGTGTTATTCTTTTTTGTATTTAAGTGTTGCATTGGATCTGTATTGCTTCAAAATACCATCTTTTTTCAGTGTTGTTAAAATTTCGTTTCTTCGATTTCAGTAAGtgggtttgtttcaaatttcaaatgggttGTTTGGAagcataaatttaaaatttgtctAAGTTTTCGGCTGCCATTATTTTTCTTGTGTGCCTATATATTTTTGGAATCCATTGGAGCTATATATCCTCTACTGTATCGCTTGAATGTGTTTCTTGTGTTTTTCTCTCTTGGTTCCGAACACGAACAACGTTGTTTTGCTGTGTTAAGGCATATATACTGCTATCCTAGTCCTTTTCCTAATTGTTTGAAGAGTGAACTTTGGTAGTTCCATTTGTCTGTTGCTGTCGAATATCGGAATACGTATACTGTTCTTATAGTGTTCTAGGATGCTTTTCTTAGTTTCTCGACTGCTAAACCCGATTAATTTGGAAAGATGGATTTGGAATTCTACAACTGATTGAAGATGTGCCTTCCATTTCAGAGTGGTGTTTTACATCTTATGCGACTGCGCTCAATGTGAGTCATTGGGAAAGTGGGAAAGTTTGTGGTTATGGATATGGGAGATGATAGCTCCAGGTTCTGTTCCTTACCGGCTACAACTTCGAGGAATATTTCAACCTCATCTTCGGCATTCTTTTCAGCAAATCAGTCGCCTTTCTTTTCCCCAAGATCGCCTTCTTGTCAACTATCTGAATCAACGAGGTCCGATGCTCCATGTGACAGCATGGTTTTAAGTACAGACCCCCTTAGTTCCAGTTCTGGAATTCCAGACCTTGAATCTCTAGCAAACATCAGATATAAATTGGCAAACTTATCACCGGCCCCAGCTGCATCAGTTTCAGGCGATTTTGAGAAGTTTGATCGTGTGTCTTCCTCAACAGCCATTTCTAACAGTATTCTATCTTGTCAGAGCCATGCCCGGGCATATGATTATTCTGGGCAAAAAGAGAGGCAGAGAAAGCATAGGAGAAACTATGGAGCCTCATATACAACAGGTCCAGCTTCAATGACATCTAACAGACTGAGGAGCTGTGATATTTTCATAGGTTTGCATGGCCGTAAACCTTCTTTGCTGAGGTTTGCTAATTGGCTCCGAGTTGAGTTGGAAGTTCAGGGGATGAGTTGCTTTGTATCTGATAGAGCTCGATGTAGGAACTCCTGCAAACATGGAATTGTTGAGAGGGCCATGGATGTTTCTTCTTTTGGGATTGTCATCTTAACAAGGAAGTCATTCCGAAATCCATACACCATCGAGGAACTGCGATTTTTCGCTAGCAAGAAGAACTTGGTCCCAATATTCTATGATTTGAGTCCAGGTGATTGCCTTGTCAGGGATATCGTTGAGAAGAGAGGAGAGCTGTGGGAAAAACATGGGGGAGAATTATGGATTTTGTATGGAGGGCTTGAGAAGGAGTGGAAAGAAGCTCTTCATAGCCTCTCTCGGGTGGATGAGTGGAAATTGGAGGCTCAGGATGGTAACTGGAGAGATTGTATATTAAGGGCTGTCACATTATTAGCAATTAGATTAGGGAGGAGAAGTGTTGTAGATCGGTTAAACAAGTGGAGAGAGGTGGTGGATAAAGAGGAGTTCCCTTTCCCTCGAAATGAGAACTTCGTTGGCAGGAAGAAGGAACTGTCTGAGCTGGAATTCATACTTTTTGGCGATGTCAGTGGAGATGCAGAAAGAGATTATTTTGAGCTTAAGGCTAGGCCTAGACGAAAGAACTTGACAATTGGGTGGGGTAGGAGCAGTTCATTTGACGAAAGGCGAAGGGAACGAAAACTGCAGAGTGGAAGCAGAAAGGGAAAAGAACCAGTTGTGTGGAAGGATTCAGAGAAAGAGATTGAGTTGCAAAGCACAGAAAATCCTCAAAGACAATCAAAGCCAAAAAGTGGTGGAAGATATTCAAGGAGGAAAAGATCAATGAAGGTTGTGTATGGAAAGGGGATTGCTTGTGTGTCTGGGGACTCGGGAATTGGCAAGACGGAACTTCTTCTCGAATTTGCTTACAGACATCACCAGAGGTACAAGATGGTTTTATGGATAGGAGGGGAGAGTAGGTATATTAGGCAAAACTATTTGAATCTCTGGTCATTTCTAGAAGTTGATGTAGGGGTTGAAAATTGCTTTGACAAAAACAGAATCAAAAGCTTTGAAGAACAGGAAGATGCAGCCATAGCTAGAGTACGCAGAGAACTCATGAGAAACATGCCATTTTTGGTAGTGATTGATAACTTAGAAAGTGAAAAGGATTGGTGGGATCATAAACTTGTAATGGATCTTCTTCCCCGTTTTGGCGGTGATACACACATAATAATATCCACATGCCTTCCTTCTGTGATGAATTTGGAGCCCTTGAAACTCTCATTCTTATCCGGGGCTGAGGCAATGTCGCTTATGCGGGGTAGTGTAAAAGAATACACAGAAAATGAAGAATTGGATGCTTTACGGGCTATTGAGGAGAAAGTGGGACGCTCAACCTTGGGACTTTCGATTGTAGGTGCAATATTGTCCGAGCTGCCCATACTTCCAAGTAAGCTGTTGGAGACAACTAGTAGAATGCCCTTAAAAGAATTTTCATGGAGTTGCAGGGAGACTAATTCGTTGAGGCGGCATACTTTCCTTCTGCAACTCTTCGAGgtgtgtttttcaatttttgatcatgCAGATGGTCCAAGGAGCTTGGCAACGAGAATGGTCCAGGCAAGTACTTGGTTTGCACCGGCCGCAATTCCAGTTTCTTTGTTGGCCCAAGCTGCTCACAAAATACCAGAAAAGCATCAAGGGACGTGGTTATGGAGAAAGCTGATGAATTCTCTAACTTGTGGCTTTGCTTCATCATACACCAAAAAATCAGAAGCAGATGCGACTTCCCTGTTGTTAAGGTTTAACATTGCTAGAAGCAGCACCAAACAAGACCATATCCATTTCCATGAACTCGTCAAGCTTTATGCTCGCATGAGAGTAGTGACCAGAGTTGCACAAGCGATGGTTCAAGCTGTCATCACTCATGGATCGATATCTCAACACTCGGAACATATCTGGGCAGCCTGTTTCTTGATATTTGGATTCAGCCATGACCCTGCAGTCGTTGAACTTAAGGTGTCGGACCTGCTGTACCTTGTCAAGGAAGTGGTGTTGCCTCTTGCCATCCGGACCTTCATAACATTCTCTCGTTGCAATGCTGCCCTAGAACTCCTCCGCCTATGCACCAACGCCCTGGAAGCAGCAGACCAAGCGTTCGTAACCCCAGTCGAGAAGTGGCTCGATAAATCTCTTTGTTGGAGGCCGATCCAGACTAATGCTCAGCTGAATCCTTACCTTTGGCAGGAGCTCGCGCTATCAAGAGCCACAGTGCTGGAAACTAGGGCAAAGCTGATGCTAAGAGGGGGACAATTCGACATAGCAGATGATCTAATTAGGAAGGCGCTTTTTATCAGAACTTCAATTTGTGGTGAAG of Malus sylvestris chromosome 6, drMalSylv7.2, whole genome shotgun sequence contains these proteins:
- the LOC126627480 gene encoding uncharacterized protein LOC126627480, which gives rise to MDMGDDSSRFCSLPATTSRNISTSSSAFFSANQSPFFSPRSPSCQLSESTRSDAPCDSMVLSTDPLSSSSGIPDLESLANIRYKLANLSPAPAASVSGDFEKFDRVSSSTAISNSILSCQSHARAYDYSGQKERQRKHRRNYGASYTTGPASMTSNRLRSCDIFIGLHGRKPSLLRFANWLRVELEVQGMSCFVSDRARCRNSCKHGIVERAMDVSSFGIVILTRKSFRNPYTIEELRFFASKKNLVPIFYDLSPGDCLVRDIVEKRGELWEKHGGELWILYGGLEKEWKEALHSLSRVDEWKLEAQDGNWRDCILRAVTLLAIRLGRRSVVDRLNKWREVVDKEEFPFPRNENFVGRKKELSELEFILFGDVSGDAERDYFELKARPRRKNLTIGWGRSSSFDERRRERKLQSGSRKGKEPVVWKDSEKEIELQSTENPQRQSKPKSGGRYSRRKRSMKVVYGKGIACVSGDSGIGKTELLLEFAYRHHQRYKMVLWIGGESRYIRQNYLNLWSFLEVDVGVENCFDKNRIKSFEEQEDAAIARVRRELMRNMPFLVVIDNLESEKDWWDHKLVMDLLPRFGGDTHIIISTCLPSVMNLEPLKLSFLSGAEAMSLMRGSVKEYTENEELDALRAIEEKVGRSTLGLSIVGAILSELPILPSKLLETTSRMPLKEFSWSCRETNSLRRHTFLLQLFEVCFSIFDHADGPRSLATRMVQASTWFAPAAIPVSLLAQAAHKIPEKHQGTWLWRKLMNSLTCGFASSYTKKSEADATSLLLRFNIARSSTKQDHIHFHELVKLYARMRVVTRVAQAMVQAVITHGSISQHSEHIWAACFLIFGFSHDPAVVELKVSDLLYLVKEVVLPLAIRTFITFSRCNAALELLRLCTNALEAADQAFVTPVEKWLDKSLCWRPIQTNAQLNPYLWQELALSRATVLETRAKLMLRGGQFDIADDLIRKALFIRTSICGEDHQDTVAARETLGKITRLLANVRIHTSP